A genomic stretch from Ureibacillus composti includes:
- a CDS encoding acetyl-CoA C-acetyltransferase: MSKEVVIVSAVRTAIGSFQGTLKDVPATKLGAIVIKDALKRAGIDGSHVDEVIMGNVLSAGLGQNPARQATLEAGLSYEVPAMTINKVCGSGLKAIHLAAQAIAAGEAQVVVAGGFENMSQAPYLLMNAREGYRMGNQNVVDSMIQDGLWCAFNDYHMGMTAENLCDYYHITREEQDAFAARSQQRAFFAISEGKFGEEIVPVEIPVRKGEPIIFEKDEYVRPKSTVETLNKLRPAFKKDGSVTAGNASGINDGAAAVVVMSKEKADELGITPLATIIANASVGVDPAIMGTGPIKAVKKVLEKANLSLDEIDLIEANEAFAAQSIAVDRELSFNHDKLNVNGGAIALGHPIGASGARILVTLLYEMKRRDAKHGLATLCIGGGQGVATIIQR, from the coding sequence ATGTCAAAAGAAGTTGTCATTGTAAGTGCTGTACGTACAGCGATTGGTTCATTTCAAGGTACTTTAAAGGATGTACCTGCAACAAAATTAGGTGCCATCGTCATAAAAGATGCACTAAAAAGAGCTGGAATAGATGGAAGTCATGTTGATGAAGTCATCATGGGAAATGTGTTATCTGCTGGACTGGGACAAAATCCTGCACGTCAAGCTACTTTAGAAGCGGGCTTATCTTATGAAGTTCCAGCAATGACCATTAATAAAGTTTGTGGTTCGGGGTTAAAAGCTATACATTTAGCTGCTCAAGCCATTGCAGCGGGAGAAGCTCAAGTTGTTGTAGCAGGTGGCTTCGAAAATATGAGTCAAGCGCCATATTTACTAATGAATGCTCGTGAAGGATATCGTATGGGAAATCAAAATGTCGTTGATAGTATGATTCAAGATGGATTATGGTGTGCATTTAACGATTATCATATGGGAATGACAGCCGAAAACTTATGTGATTACTATCATATTACGCGAGAAGAGCAAGATGCGTTCGCAGCTCGGTCACAACAACGTGCATTTTTTGCAATAAGTGAAGGGAAATTTGGTGAAGAAATCGTGCCGGTTGAGATTCCAGTAAGAAAAGGGGAACCGATTATTTTTGAAAAGGATGAATATGTAAGACCAAAATCAACGGTTGAAACTTTGAATAAATTACGTCCAGCATTTAAAAAAGATGGATCGGTGACTGCAGGAAATGCATCGGGCATCAATGATGGTGCGGCAGCTGTAGTAGTAATGTCAAAAGAAAAAGCAGATGAACTAGGCATAACGCCGCTAGCAACAATCATTGCAAATGCAAGCGTGGGTGTTGACCCTGCCATTATGGGGACAGGCCCAATCAAAGCCGTTAAAAAAGTGTTAGAAAAAGCAAATCTTTCACTGGATGAAATCGATTTAATCGAAGCGAATGAAGCCTTCGCCGCTCAATCAATTGCTGTGGATCGTGAATTATCCTTTAATCATGATAAACTAAATGTCAATGGTGGGGCAATTGCGCTTGGTCATCCAATCGGTGCAAGCGGTGCACGCATTCTAGTCACGTTGCTATACGAAATGAAACGACGCGACGCTAAACATGGGCTTGCAACACTTTGTATTGGCGGTGGACAAGGAGTAGCGACGATTATCCAACGATAA
- a CDS encoding YqkE family protein produces the protein MAKKKNQPQKQTTTKNQENEALTLKDQINGDVLAKLQAAKKSLVAEEQAKEEERQARLAFERKQREKNMSFEELLDKYGNQGSKF, from the coding sequence ATGGCAAAAAAGAAAAATCAACCACAAAAACAAACAACAACCAAAAATCAAGAAAATGAAGCACTAACATTAAAGGACCAAATCAATGGGGACGTGTTAGCAAAGCTACAAGCTGCAAAGAAAAGTTTAGTTGCTGAAGAACAAGCAAAAGAAGAAGAACGTCAAGCGCGTCTAGCCTTCGAACGCAAACAACGCGAGAAAAACATGTCCTTCGAAGAGCTTCTTGATAAGTATGGCAATCAAGGATCGAAATTTTAA
- a CDS encoding amino acid permease, with protein MAQQELKRDLKNRHVQLIAIGGTIGTGLFLGSGAAIEKAGPSIIFVYLIIGIALFFVMRALGELLLSNAGYQSFTDFATDYIGPWAGFVTGWTYWFCWIMTAMADIIAVGVYVRYWFDIPQWIPALACLVILLFLNLLTVKLFGELEFWFAIIKVITIVALIAIGIFMLVTGFETNTGKVSVSNLWEHGGLFPNGLTGFLFAFQMVVFAFVGVELVGVSAAETADPKKNIPSAINKIPVRILLFYVGAIFVILCINPWTQLSAANSPFVQVFTLAGIPIAAGIINFVVLTSAASAGNSGLFSTSRMMYNLSKNKQGPKSFAKLNGNHVPSNALVTSAVVVSVGALLSYMIPDAAFSIVTTISAICFIWVWSIILISHIRYKKTRPELHKKSTFKAPLTPFINYVVLILFVAILVIMFVAEETRSALLLTPIWFIILVAIYNLRGNKK; from the coding sequence ATGGCACAACAAGAATTAAAACGCGACTTAAAAAATCGACATGTACAGTTAATTGCAATCGGCGGAACGATTGGTACAGGGTTATTTTTAGGGTCGGGGGCAGCAATTGAAAAAGCGGGTCCTTCTATTATATTTGTTTATTTAATTATTGGGATTGCATTATTTTTCGTCATGCGTGCTTTAGGTGAATTACTATTATCAAATGCAGGTTACCAATCATTTACAGACTTTGCAACAGATTATATCGGTCCATGGGCAGGTTTTGTAACAGGATGGACTTATTGGTTCTGCTGGATTATGACAGCGATGGCAGACATCATAGCTGTAGGGGTTTATGTAAGATATTGGTTTGATATACCACAATGGATTCCAGCTCTTGCATGTTTAGTCATTTTACTATTTTTAAACTTGCTAACTGTTAAACTATTTGGTGAATTAGAGTTTTGGTTTGCTATTATTAAAGTAATTACAATCGTCGCACTAATTGCTATTGGTATTTTCATGCTTGTTACTGGATTTGAAACTAACACTGGGAAAGTTTCAGTAAGCAACTTATGGGAACATGGTGGTCTCTTCCCGAATGGTCTTACAGGCTTCCTATTTGCCTTCCAAATGGTAGTATTCGCATTCGTGGGTGTGGAATTAGTTGGGGTATCAGCTGCTGAAACAGCAGATCCAAAGAAAAACATCCCTTCTGCCATTAATAAAATACCTGTTCGAATTTTATTATTCTATGTAGGTGCGATTTTCGTCATCTTATGTATTAATCCATGGACACAACTTAGTGCAGCAAACAGTCCATTTGTACAAGTTTTCACTTTAGCTGGAATTCCAATTGCTGCAGGAATTATCAATTTTGTCGTGCTAACTTCAGCTGCATCTGCAGGTAACAGTGGATTATTCTCAACAAGTCGTATGATGTATAACTTAAGCAAAAATAAACAAGGTCCAAAATCATTTGCAAAATTAAATGGTAATCATGTTCCTTCAAATGCCTTAGTCACTTCAGCAGTAGTCGTTTCAGTTGGAGCATTATTAAGCTATATGATTCCTGATGCAGCATTTAGTATCGTTACAACTATTAGTGCTATTTGCTTCATTTGGGTGTGGAGTATCATCTTAATTTCACATATTCGATATAAGAAAACACGTCCCGAGTTACATAAAAAATCAACGTTTAAAGCACCGTTGACTCCATTTATTAACTATGTTGTGCTAATTCTATTTGTAGCGATTTTAGTAATTATGTTTGTTGCGGAGGAAACAAGAAGTGCCCTATTATTAACTCCGATTTGGTTTATTATACTAGTTGCGATCTATAACTTAAGAGGTAATAAAAAATAA
- a CDS encoding VanZ family protein: protein MKRYILVIIAILITLFFVSSMSYQQQTIVPSLQQVLADKPFEELLSKIEVTYWGQTISVETRGYYHFVEFLIRKATHFVGFGLIGIVIYLLYRKLKLKYAALFAIISTFIIAAIDEFHQTFVPGRTGIFNDVLLDTAGAFTLIILFKVIQQVTKKLMKEISMCRS, encoded by the coding sequence ATGAAAAGGTATATTCTAGTAATCATCGCAATTCTGATCACGCTATTTTTTGTTTCAAGTATGTCCTATCAACAACAAACCATCGTCCCTTCTCTACAACAGGTATTAGCTGACAAACCATTTGAGGAGTTATTGAGTAAAATCGAAGTCACCTATTGGGGGCAAACGATTTCTGTTGAAACGAGGGGGTATTACCATTTCGTTGAGTTTTTAATACGCAAAGCAACTCATTTTGTCGGATTCGGACTCATCGGAATCGTCATTTACTTACTTTATCGGAAATTAAAATTAAAGTATGCTGCACTTTTTGCGATCATTAGCACTTTTATTATTGCGGCAATTGATGAATTCCACCAAACTTTTGTACCTGGTCGAACAGGCATCTTTAATGATGTTCTACTAGATACTGCTGGCGCGTTTACCTTAATTATTCTTTTCAAAGTAATCCAGCAAGTTACAAAGAAGTTGATGAAGGAAATTTCAATGTGTAGGAGCTAA
- a CDS encoding aldo/keto reductase, giving the protein MKKRKVGQSDIEISELSLGCMSLPPKLEDAKPVIETALEQGINYFDTADLYDRGANEEILGQVLKPHRKEVILATKVGNRWHEDKEGWFWDASPEHIKNGLKMSLRRLQTDYIDLYQLHGGTIDDSWDEIIETFEDLKKEGLIRQYGISSIRPNVFTAFTRKSNCVSNMMQYSMLDRRAEEWFDLIASKGASVVTRGSIAKGLLTKTWRDRLDNITSYMSYSKEELARVLEQLESEYEDIHAAAIAFNLSHPAIASTVIGARTTEQLLENVKAYEKSKDINNIANVNNFLKRDIYQEHR; this is encoded by the coding sequence ATGAAAAAAAGAAAAGTTGGTCAAAGTGATATTGAAATTTCAGAACTTAGCTTAGGCTGTATGTCGCTACCACCCAAACTAGAAGACGCAAAACCTGTTATTGAAACGGCACTTGAACAAGGCATTAATTATTTTGACACAGCAGATTTATATGATCGAGGCGCAAACGAAGAAATACTCGGCCAAGTATTAAAGCCACATCGAAAGGAAGTCATCCTTGCAACAAAGGTTGGCAATCGTTGGCACGAAGACAAAGAAGGTTGGTTTTGGGATGCATCACCAGAACATATTAAAAACGGCTTAAAGATGAGCTTACGTAGATTACAAACAGACTATATTGATCTCTATCAATTACATGGTGGGACGATTGACGATTCATGGGATGAAATCATCGAAACCTTTGAAGATCTAAAAAAAGAAGGTCTGATTAGACAGTACGGAATTTCCTCTATTCGCCCGAATGTCTTTACAGCCTTTACCCGAAAAAGCAACTGCGTATCAAACATGATGCAGTACAGTATGTTGGACCGCCGAGCAGAAGAATGGTTTGATTTAATCGCGAGTAAAGGAGCTTCTGTCGTTACACGTGGTTCGATTGCAAAGGGATTGTTAACTAAAACGTGGCGAGATCGACTGGATAATATCACGAGTTATATGAGTTATTCAAAAGAAGAATTAGCACGAGTTTTAGAACAACTTGAATCTGAATATGAAGACATACATGCAGCGGCCATAGCATTTAATTTAAGTCATCCTGCGATTGCTTCAACTGTAATTGGGGCAAGAACAACAGAGCAACTACTTGAAAACGTTAAGGCATACGAAAAATCAAAGGACATCAACAATATAGCGAATGTAAATAACTTCTTAAAGCGAGACATCTATCAAGAGCACCGATGA
- a CDS encoding NUDIX hydrolase, protein MKKFEEKTIQSTPIFSGKIISLKVDDVLLPNGKEGKREIINHPGAVAVIAITNEGKLVLVEQYRKALERSIIEIPAGKLERGEEPEQAAKRELEEETGYGCHEISYLQSFATSPGFADEVIHLYVAKDLYEIEEKAELDEDEFVSLMEVSIEEAEEMVRDQKIYDAKTAFAVLWMKLNGGRA, encoded by the coding sequence ATGAAAAAATTTGAAGAAAAAACAATTCAATCAACACCGATCTTTAGTGGGAAGATCATTTCATTAAAAGTAGACGATGTACTACTTCCAAATGGTAAAGAAGGAAAACGAGAGATTATTAATCATCCCGGTGCGGTGGCGGTTATTGCCATTACAAATGAAGGTAAATTAGTGTTAGTTGAACAATATCGAAAAGCATTAGAACGCTCGATTATCGAAATTCCTGCGGGTAAATTAGAACGAGGGGAAGAACCAGAGCAAGCAGCTAAACGCGAGCTAGAAGAAGAGACAGGATATGGTTGTCATGAAATCTCTTATTTACAAAGCTTTGCGACTTCACCTGGTTTTGCGGACGAAGTAATCCATCTTTATGTGGCAAAAGATTTATATGAAATTGAAGAAAAAGCAGAACTCGATGAAGACGAATTTGTTTCTCTAATGGAAGTGTCAATTGAAGAAGCGGAGGAAATGGTGAGAGATCAAAAAATTTATGACGCCAAAACAGCCTTTGCAGTACTATGGATGAAATTAAATGGTGGTAGGGCTTAA
- a CDS encoding Fur family transcriptional regulator gives MESRIDRIKKQLHSAGYKLTPQREATVTVLLEHEEDHLSAEDVYLLVKDKAPEIGLATVYRTLELLTELKIVDKINFGDGVSRYDLRQEGAKHFHHHLVCIECGAVDEIQEDLLDDVEAVVEKRWNFIIKDHRLTFHGICWRCHDKQENQ, from the coding sequence ATGGAGAGCCGTATCGATCGTATTAAAAAGCAATTACATAGTGCTGGCTATAAACTGACGCCTCAGCGGGAAGCGACAGTTACAGTACTATTAGAACATGAAGAAGACCATTTAAGTGCAGAAGATGTGTACTTACTAGTAAAAGATAAAGCGCCTGAAATTGGATTAGCAACGGTTTATCGCACACTTGAATTATTAACAGAGTTGAAAATTGTCGATAAAATCAACTTCGGTGATGGCGTATCGCGCTATGACCTTCGTCAAGAAGGGGCAAAACATTTCCACCATCATTTAGTATGCATCGAATGTGGTGCAGTAGATGAAATCCAGGAAGACCTATTAGACGATGTAGAAGCTGTTGTAGAAAAACGTTGGAATTTTATTATTAAAGATCATCGCTTAACATTCCACGGAATCTGCTGGCGTTGCCACGACAAACAAGAAAATCAATAA
- the xerD gene encoding site-specific tyrosine recombinase XerD, whose amino-acid sequence MQRDKDALLDYIHFLQVERQLSQNTLASYQRDLASYIEHLHTVQGVNSLNDAERSHILVHLESLRSNGISARTIARHISSIRSFHQFLLREKVTEHDPTVHIEMPQIEQRLPKVLSLEEIEALIQAPNRSKPQGIRDTAMLELLYGTGMRISECIELNLEDIHLTMGFVRVFGKGGKERIVPLGKSAIRACNEYLQSARGKLQGDYPKTEALFISQRGKRLTRQGCWKLIKEHITKANIKKEMTPHTLRHSFATHLIENGADLRAVQEMLGHADISTTQIYTHISKTRLSEVYKQFHPRA is encoded by the coding sequence ATGCAACGTGACAAGGATGCATTATTAGATTATATACATTTTTTACAAGTAGAGCGTCAACTCTCACAAAATACATTGGCCTCGTACCAACGAGATTTAGCAAGTTATATCGAACATTTACATACAGTACAAGGTGTCAATTCCTTGAATGATGCTGAGCGATCTCATATATTAGTGCACTTAGAATCTCTACGTTCTAATGGCATCTCTGCTCGCACGATTGCTCGACATATTTCATCTATACGTTCCTTTCATCAATTTTTATTGCGTGAAAAAGTGACAGAACATGACCCGACTGTACATATTGAAATGCCCCAAATTGAACAGCGACTTCCAAAGGTGCTTTCGCTTGAAGAAATTGAGGCATTAATTCAAGCACCAAACAGAAGTAAGCCTCAAGGGATTCGTGATACAGCCATGCTTGAGTTACTTTATGGAACAGGAATGCGAATTAGTGAATGCATCGAGTTAAATTTGGAAGACATCCATTTAACGATGGGGTTTGTCCGTGTATTCGGGAAAGGTGGAAAAGAACGCATCGTCCCTCTCGGAAAAAGTGCAATTCGAGCATGTAACGAATATTTGCAAAGTGCAAGGGGGAAATTGCAAGGGGACTATCCAAAAACAGAAGCGTTATTCATTAGTCAAAGAGGAAAACGCTTAACGCGTCAAGGTTGTTGGAAGTTAATTAAAGAACATATAACGAAAGCTAACATTAAAAAAGAAATGACCCCCCATACATTACGCCATAGTTTCGCTACACATTTAATTGAAAATGGTGCAGACTTACGTGCAGTGCAAGAAATGTTAGGTCATGCCGACATTTCAACCACTCAAATTTATACACATATAAGTAAAACTCGACTTTCTGAAGTATATAAACAGTTCCATCCAAGGGCTTGA
- a CDS encoding transposase, which yields MRKSYSYELKKEAVELYFEGFSASYVANKLDISSRTLVNDWVKQVKVSNTFDVLLPNQGRPRKNSKKKETIVEENERLKLENLYLKKLLELKRG from the coding sequence TTGAGAAAAAGTTATTCATATGAACTAAAAAAAGAAGCAGTAGAACTCTACTTTGAAGGATTTTCAGCCAGTTATGTCGCTAATAAATTGGATATCTCCAGCCGTACACTCGTTAATGACTGGGTTAAGCAAGTGAAGGTTTCTAATACATTCGATGTTCTGCTTCCTAATCAAGGAAGACCTAGAAAAAATAGTAAGAAAAAGGAAACAATAGTTGAAGAAAATGAACGGTTAAAATTAGAGAATTTATATCTAAAAAAGCTCTTGGAGCTGAAAAGGGGGTGA
- a CDS encoding IS3 family transposase yields MNGKRVTFEFIEEQSENYPVTTIFKFINGVSRSGYYKWKKEKETRESQAEKDKPILNEMIVHYRIHGGNLGNERFKLILDQILDHPINVKRIRRMREQYNLPLLTKKRKPHRGFKEHVKVGNLLNRNFKARRQGIKFSIDISYLEIKKPASDFIFLCAIKDLFNNEIVAYKIGDYQDLDLVLDTVKLLKEKGPEKGAIIHSDQGSQFTSSLYMKELQNLQFTQSMSRRGNCWDNACIESFFGKLKTEMPGFGQPETKEEMIEAVSNYIKYYNEIRPQLKLKMSPVQYRNNSVAA; encoded by the coding sequence GTGAATGGAAAACGAGTAACATTTGAATTTATTGAAGAACAATCCGAAAATTATCCTGTTACAACTATCTTTAAATTCATAAATGGTGTATCAAGATCAGGATATTATAAATGGAAAAAAGAAAAAGAAACACGTGAATCGCAAGCGGAAAAAGATAAACCAATTTTAAACGAAATGATTGTACATTATAGGATTCATGGTGGGAATTTAGGAAATGAACGGTTTAAATTAATTCTAGATCAGATATTGGATCACCCCATTAACGTTAAAAGAATTCGTCGAATGAGAGAGCAATACAACCTACCATTATTAACGAAAAAGAGAAAGCCTCATAGAGGCTTTAAGGAACATGTGAAGGTGGGGAATTTATTAAATCGTAACTTTAAAGCAAGACGTCAAGGTATTAAATTCAGTATAGATATCTCTTATTTAGAAATTAAGAAACCTGCATCAGATTTCATCTTTTTATGTGCGATTAAAGATTTATTTAATAATGAAATCGTAGCTTATAAAATCGGTGATTATCAAGATTTAGACCTTGTTCTAGATACGGTTAAATTACTAAAAGAAAAAGGACCTGAAAAAGGAGCGATCATTCACAGTGATCAAGGCTCACAATTTACAAGTTCCCTTTACATGAAAGAGCTTCAAAATCTTCAATTCACACAATCAATGTCTCGCAGAGGCAACTGCTGGGACAATGCATGTATCGAAAGTTTCTTCGGAAAATTAAAAACCGAAATGCCTGGTTTTGGCCAACCAGAAACTAAAGAAGAAATGATTGAAGCTGTATCAAACTATATAAAGTATTATAACGAAATTCGACCACAATTAAAACTGAAAATGAGTCCAGTACAGTATCGAAATAATTCGGTAGCTGCTTAA
- the deoB gene encoding phosphopentomutase: protein MKPFKKIHLVVMDSVGIGEAPDAQKFGDEGSDTLGHIAEEMNGLNMPTMESLGLSNIREIKGIAKVEKPKAYYGKMQEASVGKDTMTGHWEIMGLNIDKPFKVYPEGFPKKLMDELEEKTGRKVIGNIPASGTAIIDELGPEHMETGAIIVYTSADPVLQIAAHEEIVPLDELYKICEIARELTLDPEFLVGRVIARPFIGTPGNFTRTSNRHDYALKPFGRTTMNELKDAGLASIAIGKISDIFNGEGVTEAIRTKNNTDGMDRLVEVVRRDFKGLSFLNLVDFDANFGHRRDPQGYGEALEEFDRRLPEVLESLEEDDLIIITADHGNDPTFPGTDHTREYVPLIIYSPRYKNGGAELPLCNTFADIAATVAENFGVTPPPFGTSFLSRITD, encoded by the coding sequence ATGAAACCGTTCAAAAAAATACATTTAGTAGTAATGGATTCTGTGGGAATTGGGGAAGCACCCGATGCACAAAAATTTGGCGATGAAGGCTCAGATACACTAGGCCATATCGCAGAAGAAATGAATGGCTTAAACATGCCAACAATGGAATCATTAGGACTATCTAATATTCGCGAAATCAAAGGAATTGCAAAAGTTGAAAAGCCAAAAGCTTATTACGGAAAAATGCAAGAAGCATCTGTTGGAAAAGATACGATGACAGGGCATTGGGAAATCATGGGTCTTAATATTGACAAACCGTTCAAAGTTTACCCTGAAGGCTTCCCTAAAAAACTCATGGATGAATTAGAAGAAAAAACAGGACGAAAAGTAATAGGTAACATCCCTGCAAGTGGAACTGCTATTATCGATGAACTTGGGCCAGAGCATATGGAAACAGGCGCTATTATTGTCTACACATCTGCTGACCCTGTACTTCAGATTGCGGCTCATGAGGAAATAGTGCCGCTTGATGAATTGTATAAAATCTGTGAGATTGCACGCGAACTTACATTAGATCCTGAATTTTTAGTTGGTCGTGTCATCGCGCGTCCATTTATCGGAACTCCAGGAAACTTTACAAGAACTTCCAATCGACATGACTATGCTTTAAAACCATTTGGTCGAACTACGATGAATGAGCTTAAAGATGCTGGTCTTGCTTCAATCGCTATTGGAAAAATTTCTGACATTTTTAATGGTGAGGGTGTAACTGAAGCCATTCGTACGAAAAACAATACCGATGGAATGGATCGACTCGTTGAAGTTGTCCGTCGTGATTTTAAAGGGCTAAGCTTCTTAAACCTTGTAGATTTTGATGCAAACTTTGGTCACCGCCGAGACCCTCAAGGTTACGGAGAAGCGTTAGAAGAGTTTGACCGACGTTTACCAGAAGTGTTGGAAAGTTTAGAAGAAGATGATTTAATCATCATAACTGCAGACCACGGTAATGATCCGACTTTCCCTGGTACAGATCATACACGTGAATACGTACCATTAATTATTTACTCACCGCGTTACAAAAATGGTGGAGCGGAATTACCATTATGCAATACCTTTGCTGACATCGCGGCAACAGTCGCTGAGAATTTCGGCGTAACACCACCACCATTTGGAACAAGTTTCTTATCACGTATTACTGACTAA
- a CDS encoding pyrimidine-nucleoside phosphorylase: MRMVDVIEKKRNGEELTTEEIKFFVNGYTEGKIPDYQVSSLMMAIYFQDMNDRERADLTMAMVESGDKIDLSGIEGVKVDKHSTGGVGDTTTLSLAAMVAAVGVPVAKMSGRGLGHTGGTIDKLESISGFHVELSSEQFTKQVNDIKMAVIGQSGNLTPADKKLYALRDVTGTVPSIPLIASSIMSKKIAAGADAIVLDVKTGEGAFMKTLEDSISLAKAMVQIGNRVGRNTMAIISDMSQPLGYAIGNALEVKEAIDTLKGNGPEDLQELCYTLGAQMVVLGGKAKTIEEARSLLVEVVQNGKAIEVFKKFIEAQGGDASVVDNPSLLPQAKFQIELLAKQDGYVAKMEADEIGVAAMLLGAGRATKESEIDLAVGLILHKKVGDQVKQGESLATIYSNTEDVQNVLDKLYAHIVISSDKVEAPTLIKEIVLD, from the coding sequence ATGCGAATGGTTGATGTTATTGAAAAGAAGCGTAACGGAGAAGAACTCACAACAGAAGAAATTAAATTTTTTGTTAACGGTTACACAGAAGGGAAGATCCCTGACTATCAAGTAAGTTCTCTTATGATGGCAATTTATTTCCAAGATATGAATGATCGAGAACGTGCTGATTTGACTATGGCTATGGTGGAATCAGGTGACAAAATTGATTTATCAGGAATTGAAGGGGTTAAAGTGGATAAACACTCCACAGGCGGTGTAGGAGATACAACAACACTTTCACTTGCAGCGATGGTAGCTGCTGTTGGTGTCCCTGTAGCAAAAATGAGTGGCCGTGGATTAGGTCATACTGGAGGCACGATCGATAAATTAGAGTCAATCAGTGGTTTCCATGTTGAATTATCAAGTGAACAATTTACAAAACAAGTAAACGACATAAAGATGGCGGTCATCGGGCAAAGTGGAAACTTAACACCAGCAGATAAAAAACTGTATGCTCTTCGCGACGTAACAGGTACAGTTCCAAGCATTCCACTCATTGCAAGTTCTATTATGTCTAAAAAAATTGCAGCGGGTGCAGATGCGATTGTTCTCGATGTAAAAACGGGCGAAGGCGCTTTTATGAAAACTCTCGAAGATTCGATTTCATTAGCAAAGGCAATGGTTCAAATCGGAAATCGTGTTGGTCGAAATACGATGGCCATCATCTCAGACATGAGTCAGCCTCTTGGTTATGCCATCGGAAATGCCCTTGAAGTGAAAGAAGCCATTGACACGTTAAAAGGGAATGGTCCTGAAGATTTACAAGAGCTTTGCTATACACTAGGCGCTCAAATGGTCGTATTAGGTGGAAAAGCAAAAACAATTGAGGAAGCACGTTCATTGCTTGTTGAAGTTGTTCAAAACGGTAAAGCTATTGAAGTGTTCAAAAAATTCATCGAGGCTCAAGGTGGAGACGCATCTGTTGTTGATAATCCTTCTTTATTACCTCAAGCAAAATTCCAAATTGAATTACTGGCGAAACAAGATGGATATGTCGCGAAAATGGAAGCAGATGAAATTGGAGTTGCCGCTATGTTATTAGGGGCTGGCCGTGCCACAAAAGAATCGGAAATCGATTTAGCTGTTGGGCTCATTCTTCATAAAAAAGTAGGGGATCAAGTAAAACAAGGTGAATCACTTGCTACAATCTACTCAAATACCGAAGATGTGCAAAATGTATTGGATAAATTATATGCCCACATCGTTATTTCATCTGATAAAGTAGAAGCTCCAACTTTAATTAAAGAGATTGTCTTAGACTAA